The Pleuronectes platessa chromosome 11, fPlePla1.1, whole genome shotgun sequence genome includes a window with the following:
- the LOC128451493 gene encoding TLE family member 5: protein MMFPQSRHSASSQSGQPLKFTTSDSCDRIKDEFQFLQAQYHSLKLECDKLASEKSEMQRHYIMYYEMSYGLNIEMHKQAEIVKRLNGICAQVLPYLSQEHQQQVMGAIERAKQVTPPEMNSIIRHQLQVQHLPQLQGLALPVNPLPMGLTPPSLPAVSSSSGLLSLSSILANYSHGQAQVVKEDKAREAAERAPRGDDGDKSD from the exons ATGATGTTTCCTCAATCGAGGCACTCG GCGTCCTCTCAGTCCGGTCAACCTCTCAAGTTCACCACTTCTGACTCCTGTGACCGCATCAAGGATGAGTTCCAGTTCCTGCAAGCACAATACCACAG TTTGAAGTTGGAGTGTGATAAACTGGCCTCTGAAAAGTCTGAGATGCAGCGTCATTATATCATG TACTATGAAATGTCCTACGGGTTGAACATTGAAATGCACAAACAG GCTGAAATAGTGAAGAGACTGAACGGGATCTGTGCTCAGGTGCTGCCTTACCTGTCACAGGAG catcagcagcaggtgATGGGCGCCATAGAGAGAGCAAAGCAGGTCACACCTCCAGAGATGAACTCTATCATACGG caTCAGCTTCAGGTGCAACACCTGCCCCAGCTCCAGGGCCTGGCCCTGCCTGTGAACCCGCTCCCCATGGGcctcacccctccctccctgcccgccgtctcctccagctccggcCTGCTCTCCCTCTCGTCCATCCTGGCCAACTACTCCCACGGCCAGGCTCAGGTGGTGAAGGAGGACAAAGCCAGGGAAGCGGCAGAGAGAGCACCCAGAGGAGACGACGGGGATAAGTCAGACTAG